A stretch of the bacterium genome encodes the following:
- a CDS encoding S-adenosylmethionine:tRNA ribosyltransferase-isomerase, protein MPIFAADYDYELPRERIAQRPAERRDGSRLMVLVGNRPPEHLLFPDLPKMLREGDVLVANDSRV, encoded by the coding sequence ATGCCCATCTTCGCCGCCGATTACGACTACGAGCTGCCCCGGGAGCGCATCGCCCAGCGCCCCGCCGAGCGGCGCGACGGGTCCCGCCTGATGGTCCTGGTGGGTAACCGCCCGCCGGAGCACCTCCTCTTCCCCGACCTGCCGAAGATGCTGCGTGAGGGGGACGTGCTGGTGGCCAACGACAGCCGGGTCAT